A stretch of Elusimicrobiota bacterium DNA encodes these proteins:
- a CDS encoding transporter — protein sequence MIQTSLWAKGRWLIGALLVGAMGISARAAQPPLNMCATTLLDGGPPPGFYYLNYAIFTEGKNFRDGDGNKVASMGKLNTYSQLHQFYYIADINVLGAHPALDVVMPVAALTARGGTAGPFALNSNTAGLGDLVVGPALHWDGRTLFGKPVFHRVELDFTFPTGKYSKDQMFNPGSNLRTVEAYYSIVLILPPKWETSWRLFYAQHSENKDHLFGRLKPGSVVHANFALSRQVAEKWRVGAAGYVLQQLREDELNGVKQTKSKERVLSVGPAVHYGVPGWTLVVSHPIEFAVRNRYQGSRTTLQLIHRF from the coding sequence TTGATCCAGACATCGTTGTGGGCGAAGGGTCGTTGGTTGATTGGCGCGTTGCTGGTGGGCGCGATGGGGATTTCGGCGCGGGCGGCGCAACCGCCGTTGAACATGTGCGCCACCACCCTCTTGGACGGAGGCCCGCCCCCGGGCTTTTACTATTTAAACTACGCCATCTTCACGGAGGGCAAGAATTTCCGTGACGGGGACGGCAACAAGGTCGCGAGCATGGGAAAGCTGAACACCTACTCCCAACTGCATCAGTTTTATTACATCGCGGACATCAACGTCTTGGGGGCGCATCCGGCCCTGGACGTGGTGATGCCCGTGGCCGCCTTGACCGCCCGCGGCGGCACCGCGGGGCCCTTCGCCCTGAATTCCAACACCGCCGGATTGGGCGATTTGGTCGTCGGTCCCGCCCTTCACTGGGACGGCCGGACGTTGTTCGGAAAGCCGGTGTTCCATCGGGTGGAGTTGGACTTCACCTTCCCGACGGGCAAATACAGCAAGGACCAGATGTTCAATCCCGGTTCGAACCTCCGAACCGTGGAAGCCTATTATTCCATCGTGTTGATCCTTCCCCCAAAATGGGAAACCAGCTGGCGGCTGTTCTATGCGCAGCACTCGGAGAACAAGGACCATTTGTTCGGACGGCTTAAACCAGGATCGGTGGTTCACGCCAACTTCGCCCTCTCCCGCCAGGTGGCGGAAAAATGGCGCGTCGGCGCCGCCGGTTATGTTCTTCAGCAGTTGCGGGAGGACGAACTGAACGGCGTCAAACAAACGAAGTCGAAGGAGCGCGTCCTCTCCGTGGGGCCGGCGGTCCACTACGGGGTTCCCGGGTGGACTCTCGTGGTGAGCCACCCCATCGAGTTCGCCGTCCGAAATCGCTATCAGGGATCTCGAACGACCCTGCAATTGATTCACCGTTTCTAA